Proteins from a genomic interval of Chionomys nivalis chromosome 7, mChiNiv1.1, whole genome shotgun sequence:
- the Nlrc3 gene encoding NLR family CARD domain-containing protein 3 — protein sequence MRKQEVRTDGETCRAYNAVSPAEQVKALVDLLARNGGQLLQAPSKMPDSPLGSQSNDSRIRRHCEALLSRVGNDPELGSLSHRLASLLLVEGLTDLQLREHDFTQVEATRGVWHSARAITLDRLFLPLSRVSIPPRISVTIGVAGIGKTTLVRHFVRCWARGQVGKNFSLVLPFTFRDLNTYEKLSADKLIHSVFPNAGEGNLEVTAPNRVLLVLDGLDECKTPLEFSNTMACTDPKKEIQVDHLITNIIRGNLFPEISVWITSRPSAAGQVPGGLVDRMTEIRGLTEEEIKACLEQVFPEDPNLLGQVLTQIKANKALYLMCTVPAFCRLVGLALGHLYHSNLAVQDAELPLPLTLCELYSWYFRMAFGGEGRDKGKVSPRIEQMAQGARKMVGTLGRLAFHGLVKKKYVFYEQDMKAFGVDLTLLQSALCGCLLQREETLASSAAYCFTHLSLQEFVAATYYFSASKRAIFDLFTESGMSWPRLGFLTHFRCAAQRATQAQDGRLDVFLRFLSGLLSPRVNTLLAGSLLAQGEHQNYRAQAAEVLQGLLRPDTAVCARGINVLYCLHEMQHTELARSVEEAMQSGTLAGLTSPSHRTALAYLLQLSDIRSQEANLSLCLSQSVLQSLLPQLLYCQSLRLDNNQFQDPVMELLGSVLSGKDCRIQNISLTENQIGNKGAKALARSLLVNRSLTTLDLRSNTIGPQGAKALADALKINRTLTSLSLQSNVIKDDGVMCMAEALVSNQTIAILQLQKNLIGPKGAQQMADALKQNKSLKELMFSSNTIGDRGAMALAEALKVNQGLENLDLQSNAISNTGVAVLMRALHVNQTLSSLNLRENSISPEGARALAQALRMNSTLRHLDLTANLLHDQGARAIAVAVGENHSLTHLHLQWNFIQAGAARALGQALQLNRTLTTLDLQENAIGDDGASAVAGALKVNTTLTALYLQVASIGTQGAQALGEALGVNRTLEILDLRGNDIGVPGAKALANALKLNSSLRRLNLQENSLGMDGAIYIAAALSENRGLRHINLQGNPIGESGARMISEATKTCMVEM from the exons ATGAGGAAGCAAGAGGTGAGGACAGATGGAGAGACATGCCGGGCCTACAATGCTGTCTCCCCAGCTGAGCAGGTGAAGGCCCTTGTGGATCTGCTGGCTAGGAATGGTGGTCAGCTACTACAGGCCCCTAGCAAAATGCCAGACTCCCCGCTAGGATCCCAAAGCAATG ACTCAAGGATACGGAGGCACTGTGAGGCCCTGCTGAGCAGGGTGGGGAATGACCCAGAACTGGGCAGCCTCTCACACCGTCTGGCCAGCCTCCTGCTGGTTGAGGGCCTCACAGACCTGCAGCTGAGGGAGCATGACTTCACACAGGTGGAGGCCACACGTGGGGTCTGGCACTCTGCCAGGGCCATCACCCTGGAtaggctcttcctgcctctgtcccggGTGTCCATCCCACCTCGCATCTCTGTCACCATTGGCGTGGCCGGCATCGGCAAGACTACTCTAGTGAGGCATTTTGTTCGTTGCTGGGCTAGGGGACAGGTGGGCAAGAACTTCTCACTGGTTCTACCCTTCACCTTTCGGGACCTGAACACCTATGAGAAGCTGTCTGCTGACAAACTCATCCACTCCGTCTTCCCAAACGCTGGGGAAGGTAACCTGGAGGTAACGGCCCCAAACAGAGTCCTCCTGGTCCTGGATGGCTTGGATGAGTGCAAGACGCCACTGGAATTCTCCAACACCATGGCCTGCACAGACCCAAAGAAGGAGATCCAGGTGGACCACCTAATCACTAACATCATCCGAGGCAACCTCTTTCCAGAAATTTCTGTCTGGATCACCTCCCGTCCCAGTGCTGCTGGTCAGGTCCCCGGGGGCCTAGTGGACCGGATGACTGAGATCCGGGGCCTTACTGAGGAAGAGATCAAAGCGTGTCTGGAGCAAGTATTTCCTGAGGACCCAAACCTCTTAGGCCAGGTGCTCACTCAGATAAAGGCCAACAAGGCTCTGTATCTGATGTGCACCGTGCCAGCCTTTTGTAGGCTCGTGGGGCTGGCACTGGGTCACCTGTACCACAGCAACCTAGCTGTCCAAGACGCAGAGTTGCCACTGCCCCTGACCCTGTGTGAGCTCTACTCTTGGTACTTTAGGATGGCCTTTGGTGGGGAGGGGCGGGACAAGGGAAAGGTAAGTCCTAGGATTGAGCAGATGGCCCAGGGAGCCCGCAAAATGGTGGGGACACTGGGCCGCCTGGCCTTTCATGGGCTGGTCAAGAAGAAATACGTGTTTTATGAGCAAGACATGAAGGCGTTTGGCGTGGACCTCACTTTGCTGCAGAGCGCTCTGTGCGGCTGTCTCCTGCAACGGGAAGAGACTCTGGCCTCCTCGGCAGCCTATTGCTttacccacctgtctctgcaagAATTTGTGGCGGCCACGTATTACTTCAGCGCATCCAAGAGAGCCATCTTTGACCTCTTCACCGAGAGTGGCATGTCTTGGCCCAGGCTGGGTTTCCTCACACACTTCAGGTGTGCGGCCCAGAGGGCTACACAAGCTCAGGATGGGAGGCTGGATGTGTTTCTGCGCTTCCTCTCTGGCCTCCTGTCTCCAAGGGTTAATACGCTGCTGGCTGGCTCCCTGCTGGCCCAAGGTGAGCATCAGAACTACCGGGCCCAGGCAGCTGAGGTCCTACAAGGTTTGCTACGCCCTGACACCGCGGTTTGTGCACGGGGCATCAATGTCTTGTACTGCCTGCATGAGATGCAGCACACAGAGCTGGCCCGCAGTGTGGAGGAGGCCATGCAGAGCGGGACCTTGGCTGGACTGACCAGCCCCTCGCATCGCACAGCTCTGGCCTACCTCCTGCAGCTGTCTGATATCCGCTCCCAGGAAGCCAACTTATCCCTGTGCCTCAGCCAGAGTGTCCTTCAGAGCCTGCTGCCCCAGCTGCTCTATTGCCAGAGCCTCAG ACTGGACAACAACCAGTTCCAGGACCCTGTGATGGAGCTGTTGGGCAGTGTGCTGAGTGGGAAGGACTGTCGCATTCAAAACATCAG CCTAACTGAGAACCAGATTGGTAACAAAGGGGCCAAAGCTCTGGCCAGATCCCTCCTGGTCAACAGAAGTCTCACCACACTAGA CCTCCGGAGCAACACCATTGGGCCCCAGGGAGCTAAGGCCCTGGCAGATGCTCTGAAGATAAACCGAACTCTAACCTCTCTAAG CCTCCAAAGCAACGTGATCAAGGATGATGGTGTCATGTGCATGGCGGAGGCCCTCGTCTCCAACCAGACCATCGCCATACTACA GCTACAGAAGAACCTAATTGGGCCTAAGGGAGCCCAGCAGATGGCAGATGCCCTGAAACAGAACAAGAGTCTAAAGGAACTCAT GTTTTCCAGCAATACCATTGGAGATAGAGGTGCCATGGCACTGGCTGAGGCCCTGAAGGTGAACCAGGGCCTGGAGAACCTGGA TCTACAGAGCAATGCCATCAGTAACACCGGAGTGGCCGTGCTGATGCGAGCCCTCCATGTTAACCAGACACTCTCTAGTCTTAA CCTACGAGAAAACTCCATCAGTCCAGAGGGAGCCAGGGCCCTCGCTCAAGCCCTCCGTATGAACAGCACTCTGAGGCACTTGGA TCTGACAGCCAACCTCCTCCATGACCAAGGTGCCCGGGCCATTGCAGTAGCAGTAGGAGAAAACCACTCCCTCACTCACCTTCA CCTGCAGTGGAACTTCATCCAGGCTGGTGCAGCCAGGGCCCTGGGACAAGCACTGCAGCTGAACAGGACCCTGACAACCTTAGA CTTACAGGAGAATGCCATAGGGGATGACGGAGCTTCTGCAGTGGCCGGGGCCCTGAAGGTGAACACGACCCTCACTGCTCTCTA CCTGCAGGTAGCTTCCATTGGCACCCAAGGGGCCCAGGCACTTGGGGAGGCCCTGGGTGTGAACAGAACCTTGGAGATTCTCGA CTTACGAGGAAATGACATCGGGGTACCTGGTGCCAAGGCGTTGGCAAATGCTTTGAAGTTAAACTCCAGCCTCCGGAGACTCAA TCTCCAGGAGAACTCACTGGGGATGGATGGGGCCATATACATTGCTGCTGCGTTGTCTGAGAACCGTGGTCTGCGTCATATTAA TCTCCAGGGAAATCCCATTGGGGAATCTGGTGCCAGGATGATCTCAGAGGCTACCAAGACATGCATGGTGGAAATGTAA